One region of Culex pipiens pallens isolate TS chromosome 2, TS_CPP_V2, whole genome shotgun sequence genomic DNA includes:
- the LOC120432649 gene encoding uncharacterized protein LOC120432649: protein MKPRLAGGLALVLALSICLQSISRGTCAAADGDDDDDDYHYDYDDTYGEYEDDKPADSDKLSSSSTTTPTSTTIAAGTTSSTTAGVPQWGSDEDDASASYPCPRGCSCEDGTRFLNCSQRSLTEVPADLPRNVIRLDLSWNNIKRIPVEAFQNITEVRDLWLDRNVIEELDKEVFIGLTRLDVLGLSGNLLEHLAVDSFVEAHSLRRLVLSENPLVVPDEGPFLQLPELEELELANCNLTEVTHESFGGLEGLKSLNLAGNMFDEELSTEVFEPLVNLQRLHMPPLSEDTVRELCDVVKSIDVVDITTHNVSCFYLASETSYEESIITQRPSTTETPKPKVVPVAPSSTTTTKPTRKLVKTENEIEEEVKTTAAPKLTASTRRSTTPSTTTTTTAAPTVSGPSSASITHSVDADPAVTKQVESPGEQSLLASISSETMKQLLLGICAAGVGILLVGIICRRTGLKNKFCGSKRRPAPTDQVRPAEEVPLNKV from the exons ATGAAGCCCAGATTAGCCGGTGGATTAGCGTTGGTGCTGGCGTTGAG CATCTGTTTGCAGTCGATTTCACGCGGAACCTGTGCCGCAGCggacggtgacgacgacgacgacgattatCACTACGACTATGACGACACGTACGGCGAGTACGAAGATGACAAGCCCGCCGACAGTGACAAATTGTCCTCGAGTAGTACGACGACGCCCACTTCCACGACCATCGCCGCCGGAACTACGTCGTCAACGACAGCCGGCGTCCCGCAGTGGGGCAGCGACGAGGACGACG CATCGGCGAGTTATCCCTGTCCACGGGGTTGTTCCTGCGAGGATGGGACGCGCTTTCTGAACTGTTCCCAGCGGTCACTGACCGAGGTGCCGGCGGATCTACCGAGGAACGTAATCCGGCTGGATCTTTCTTGGAACAATATTAAGCGAATCCCGGTGGAGGCGTTCCAGAACATTACGGAGGTGCGGGATCTGTGGCTGGATCGGAACGTGATCGAGGAGCTGGACAAGGAGGTGTTTATCGGGTTGACCCGGCTGGACGTGCTCGGTTTGAGTGGGAACCTGCTCGAACATCTGGCCGTGGATAGCTTCGTTGAGGCGCACTCCCTGAGGAGGTTGGTCTTGAGTGAGAATCCGTTGGTGGTTCCGGATGAGGGACCGTTTTTGCAGCTGCCCGAGCTGGAGGAGCTGGAGTTGGCGAATTGCAATCTCACGGAGGTGACTCACGAGTCCTTTGGAGGACTGGAAGGACTGAAGTCCCTGAATCTCGCCGGGAATATGTTCGATGAG GAACTCAGCACCGAGGTCTTTGAACCGCTGGTCAACCTGCAGCGGCTCCACATGCCGCCGCTCTCCGAGGACACCGTCCGCGAGCTGTGCGACGTGGTCAAGTCGATCGACGTGGTCGACATCACGACGCACAACGTCAGCTGTTTCTACCTGGCCTCGGAGACGTCCTACGAGGAAAGCATCATCACGCAGCGTCCGAGCACCACGGAGACCCCGAAACCGAAAG TCGTCCCTGTGGCGCCAAGCAgtaccaccaccaccaagcCGACGAGGAAACTCGTCAAAACGGAGAACGAAATCGAGGAAGAAGTCAAGACTACGGCGGCCCCCAAGCTAACCGCGTCAACCCGAAGATCAACAACTCCTTCAACGACCACCACAACTACGGCAGCCCCCACCGTCAGCGGGCCATCCTCCGCGTCCATAACCCACTCGGTGGACGCGGACCCCGCCGTCACCAAGCAGGTCGAGTCCCCCGGAGAGCAATCCCTCCTAGCCTCCATCAGCTCGGAAACCATGAAGCAACTCCTGCTGGGAATCTGCGCAGCCGGCGTGGGAATCCTCCTGGTCGGGATCATCTGCCGGCGAACCGGACTCAAGAACAAGTTCTGCGGCTCCAAGCGGCGACCCGCGCCCACCGACCAGGTACGACCGGCCGAGGAAGTCCCGCTCAACAAAGTGTAA